A segment of the Triticum urartu cultivar G1812 chromosome 1, Tu2.1, whole genome shotgun sequence genome:
ccccaaatgcataatgtccccgatcgccccaactgggcaccactactaatcatttagaaaagaaacgtagtatcgtcctgagtcctcatcgaactcccacttgagctcagttgcatctcctggaatggtatcatcggtccctacatctggttttggaagtaatctgtgagtcacggggactcggcaatctcacaccctcgcgatcaagactatttaagcttataggtaggtaaaaggtatgatgtggagctgcagcaagcactagcatatatggtggctaacatacgcaaatgagagcgagaagagaaggcaaggcacggtcgagaaactaagATCAAGAAGTNNNNNNNNNNNNNNNNNNNNNNNNNNNNNNNNNNNNNNNNNNNNNNNNNNNNNNNNNNNNNNNNNNNNNNNNNNNNNNNNNNNNNNNNNNNNNNNNNNNNNNNNNNNNNNNNNNNNNNNNNNNNNNNNNNNNGNNNNNNNNNNNNNNNNNNNNNNNNNNNNNNNNNNNNNNNNNNNNNNNNNNNNNNNNNNNNNNNNNNNNNNNNNNNNNNNNNNNNNNNNNNNNNNNNNNNNNNNNNNNNNNNNNNNNNNNNNNNNNNNNNNNNNNNNNNNNNNNNNNNNNNNNNNNNNNNNNNNNNNNNNNNNNNNNNNNNNNNNNNNNNNNNNNNNNNNNNNNNNNNNNNNNNNNNNNNNNNNNNNNNNNNNNNNNNNNNNNNNNNNNNNNNNNNNNNNNNNNNNNNNNNNNNNNNNNNNNNNNNNNNNNNNNNNNNNNNNNNNNNNNNNNNNNNNNNNNNNNNNNNNNNNNNNNNNNNNNNNNNNNNNNNNNNNNNNNNNNNNNNNNNNNNNNNNNNNNNNNNNNNNNNNNNNNNNNNNNNNNNNNNNNNNNNNNNNNNNNNNNNNNNNNNNNNNNNNNNNNNNNNNNNNNNNNNNNNNNNNNNNNNNNNNNNNNNNNNNNNNNNNNNNNNNNNNNNNNNNNNNNNNNNNNNNNNNNNNNNNNNNNNNNNNNNNNNNNNNNNNNNNNNNNNNNNNNNNNNNNNNNNNNNNNNNNNNNNNNNNNNNNNNNNNNNNNNNNNNNNNNNNNNNNNNNNNNNNNNNNNNNNNNNNNNNNNNNNNNNNNNNNNNNNNNNNNNNNNNNNNNNNNNNNNNNNNNNNNNNNNNNNNNNNNNNNNNNNNNNNNNNNNNNNNNNNNNNNNNNNNNNNNNNNNNNNNNNNNNNNNNNNNNNNNNNNNNNNNNNNNNNNNNNNNNNNNNNNNNNNNNNNNNNNNNNNNNNNNNNNNNNNNNNNNNNNNNNNNNNNNNNNNNNNNNNNNNNNNNNNNNNNNNNNNNNNNNNNNNNNNNNNNNNNNNNNNNNNNNNNNNNNNNNNNNNNNNNNNNNNNNNNNNNNNNNNNNNNNNNNNNNNNNNNNNNNNNNNNNNNNNNNNNNNNNNNNNNNNNNNNNNNNNNNNNNNNNNNNNNNNNNNNNNNNNNNNNNNNtatttttctaaatatttttTCTGTCTTACTATGTGCCATTCTCCATGCAAGTTGTTTCACATATTTCCTTCACACGTAATATTTTTATGTTTTGTTGTCAAATTAACTAAAGTTCGCCGTATTCTCACTatttctccttcttcttcttatatttgtcttgtgtgtgtgtgtgtgagagagagagagaggggtttTTCTTTATGGTTGTTTCCAAGTGCTAGAGTGTTAATTTAATCAAGTTTAAGTACATATATGTGCTAAATCCTTACAACAACACATAAAACACACATATATAAATGTGAGTTCATATTTACCTTTTCTTTATGGGAAGAAGTCAGATTTATGTGACTTTTAACTGTTGATATATAACAAAAAAATGAATATATATCTTCATAATTCGGAAGATTAAATCATCCAGTATCCTCAACGTAACGATAGAACTTGCATTTGAAGACTGTGTCCATGTGTAGAAGTCATGCATGTGGAGGGTTTGTAAGCAAATGACACACCATCAACTCGTATTTTTTATTTGTTCCCAAGTGTCATGTCTGTTTTTCCTTTCTTTCGTATGACCAAGTTACTGTCCTAATCAACGCATGCCACATATAATATATGCATATTAATTGCCATGCATATTTCCACCATAGAAAACACTTAAGTCAGGATATGTATGCATGAGTACGTAGGAGTACAGTTGGTTAATGAAGCAGCTCGCCTGTACAACAAATTTTGCTAGCATTTAGCAGCTGAACGTATCAGTACCTAACATGAATTGATAGCTCGTACTAGTCATTAAATCAAATGGAGCACGCATGCATGATAGCAACACCTGATCTGAATTGAATGCGCGTGGAATGGATGTAACGCATGACTTGATGCGCGCACTCCACATGCAGTTAAGCTGGTGATCCCGCGCCGGGAGGCGGCCAACTTCCGGACGATGATCGGGATGATCGACGGGAGGACAGAGCTGAAGCCGGCACCAGCAGCATCTGTCGGCGACATGCGGCAGCTGCAGGTGCTCGACGTCGTGGTCTCCGGCGAGGTGGCGGACCTTGAGAGCGGCGGGTACGTGACGGCTGGGACGCCCCTCGTCCTGCGCCAGTACCTCATCCTCGAGATCACAGTCATGGCGGCCAAGATCGCGTACGAGAACGCCGCCTTCGTCAAGAACGTGGTCAACAACGTGTGGAAGGTAACTAAAATTACACACATAAAATGATCAACAAAATCCTTTTCCTAAAAATATACTTACTCTACGTGCAGCAACGTAACTGCATACATTCTGATTATTAAAGGAAAAAACATTTAGAGACAAGTGAAATACAAGTGGACAGATCAAATgatctaatgcgtttttcgaagaaaaaaatgatctaatgcgtttttcgaagAAAAAAATGATCTAATGCGTACAAGTTGGACTATATGTATGCATGAGAACAGGACGGCAGCTAACACTGCTCAACGGTAGCAAGGACATCAATCATTTTGGGACAAACATATACACATGCGGGGCTTTAATTTTTCTATGCCAATCTGCATGCATGAATCGATGCGCGGAGACAAGTGTCTGTACAAAAATATATAGACATGTGGTTATTTTAGATCTGTTTTCCTATTGTGCAAAGTTATCATAGATCTGCTGACTCGTGCACAACTATGCACGGCCCCCAACGTCGGTGAATACAGGATGGATTTTCACGTAGCACATATAATTGTTTTCTAAAATGCTAAATTAACTGGAGATTGGATTACTAACTACCCCCAACCACCCCACCAAACCAAATCCCACACCAAGAAAATTTCACTGTGACTGCCCTGAATTTCACCGTAGGCCTCCACTGATATACGTGGACAAACTAGTAGAGATTTTCTTTCCCAACTGCATAATAATATTTCCTTCTAAGCCATGTAATCTTACATGTATATTAGCAGACATTTTAAAGAAGTTCGAATGATAACCAAGGAGCATTATATTTATATATCTAATTAGTAAGCTAATATATGTGCGCGGTAATTTGCAGTTCAATTTCGTGGGGTTCTACAACGGCTGGAACAGTAAGTATCAAAGCTAGCACGAATTAATCAAGAGATCGAGATGGTTAAACTACTTGGATCACCGAGAGAATTGCTAGTATTAATCTGTACGTATCTGCAGAGTTTCTCAAGGAGGACACGACACAGGCGTTCGTTTTCACAGATCGGGCCAAGGATGCGAGCGTGGTCGTGGTGGCGTTCCGTGGCACGGAGCCATTCAACATGCAGGACTGGTCGACAGACGTGAACCTGTCATGGCTGGGCATGGGCGCCATGGGCCACGTCCACGCCGGCTTCCTCAAGGCGTTGGGTCTCCAGGAGGAGGACGGCAAGGACACCAACCGCGCCTTCCCCAAGGACGCCCCCAACGGCGCCGCCCCCATCGGCAAGCACATCGCCTACTACAAGCTCCGCGAGGTGATCCGCGACCAGCTCAAGGCGCACCCGCAGGCGCGGCTCGTCATCACCGGCCACAGCCTGGGCGGCGCGCTCGCCGCCGTCTTCCCGGCGCTGCTGGCGCTGCACGGGGAGACGGAGATCCTGGGCAGGCTCGGCACCGTGCAGACCTACGGGCAGCCGCGCGTGGGCGACGCCACCTTCGTCAGCTTCTTCCGGGCCGAGGTGGAGAAGGCGACGGCCTTCTACCGCGTGGTGTACCGCTACGACGTGGTGCCGCGGGTACCGTTCGACGCGCCGCCCGTGGCGGAGTTCACCCACGGCGGCTCCTGCGTGTACTACGACGGGTGGTACGACGGGAAGGTGCTCCCCGGCGACGCGCCCAACCCCAACTACTTCGACCCGCGATACCTGCTGTCCATGTACGGCAACGCGCTGGGGGACCTGCTCAAGGGGGCCTTCCTCTGGACGAGGGCCGGCAAGGACTACCGCGAGGGCCCCGTCTCCCTGCTCTACCGCGCCTCCGGCCTGCTCGTCCCCGGCCTCGCCTCCCACAGCCCGCGCGACTACGTCAACGCCGTCCGCCTCGGCCGTATCGCGCCCAAGTCACTCCTCTAAAAGTCTAACTCAGACCCACTGTGTGTGTACGACCA
Coding sequences within it:
- the LOC125549952 gene encoding triacylglycerol lipase OBL1-like — protein: MIGMIDGRTELKPAPAASVGDMRQLQVLDVVVSGEVADLESGGYVTAGTPLVLRQYLILEITVMAAKIAYENAAFVKNVVNNVWKFNFVGFYNGWNKFLKEDTTQAFVFTDRAKDASVVVVAFRGTEPFNMQDWSTDVNLSWLGMGAMGHVHAGFLKALGLQEEDGKDTNRAFPKDAPNGAAPIGKHIAYYKLREVIRDQLKAHPQARLVITGHSLGGALAAVFPALLALHGETEILGRLGTVQTYGQPRVGDATFVSFFRAEVEKATAFYRVVYRYDVVPRVPFDAPPVAEFTHGGSCVYYDGWYDGKVLPGDAPNPNYFDPRYLLSMYGNALGDLLKGAFLWTRAGKDYREGPVSLLYRASGLLVPGLASHSPRDYVNAVRLGRIAPKSLL